The Nymphalis io chromosome 14, ilAglIoxx1.1, whole genome shotgun sequence genome has a segment encoding these proteins:
- the LOC126773302 gene encoding actin-binding Rho-activating protein-like, which yields MSGNFLTIPGDSPMQRRSRSSSLTDLISAFDNKAQAHSELQKITAFSGHFDKNAKPTFSKDEYGKPIPGSMTEYRGAEAQARVCTEMKELCEIIHEYGKSPCKSLLPPELKDATKVISFGELFTIYTVISDKLVGILLRTRKHQLTFFEGEVLFQKRDDDVPVFLMQPIDDIREYCNNKALQARRSVSPMPN from the exons AGTTCATCGTTAACAGATTTAATATCAGCATTCGACAACAAAGCGCAGGCGCACAGTGAGTTACAGAAAATAACCGCTTTCAGTGGACATTTTGACAAAAATGCCAAACCAACATTTTCTAAAGATGAATATGGAAA GCCAATCCCGGGTTCTATGACAGAGTACAGGGGAGCAGAGGCACAAGCCAGAGTTTGTACAGAGATGAAGGAGTTATGTGAAATTATTCACGAGTATGGTAAATCTCCGTGCAAGAGTCTTCTCCCGCCTGAACTAAAGGATGCCACTAAAGTTATCTCGTTTGGAGAACTTTTCACA ATCTACACAGTAATCTCTGACAAACTCGTCGGAATCTTGCTGAGGACGAGGAAACATCAATTAACTTTCTTCGAGGGTGAAGTTCTATTCCAG AAACGAGACGACGACGTCCCTGTGTTCCTAATGCAGCCTATCGACGACATCAGGGAATATTGTAACAACAAAGCCTTACAAGCTAGGCGATCAGTGTCACCAATGcctaattaa